The following proteins come from a genomic window of Pseudomonas putida:
- the murG gene encoding undecaprenyldiphospho-muramoylpentapeptide beta-N-acetylglucosaminyltransferase, producing MAADGKNVLIMAGGTGGHVFPALACAREFQARGYTVHWLGTPRGIENELVPQAGLSLHLIQVSGLRGKGKLSLLKAPFTLVKAVLQARRIIGQLKPVCVIGFGGYVTGPGGVAARLCGVPLVIHEQNARAGTANRLLVPLSARVCEAFPGTFEAGEKLRTTGNPVRPELFMDAQRAPLGERRARLLVMGGSLGAEPLNKLLPKALSEVPADLRPEVFHQAGKHHAPITAERYQEAGVEAQVEPFIKDMAHAYGWADLVVCRAGALTVSELAAAGLPSMLVPLPHAIDDHQTHNAQYLAREGAAFLMPQATTGAAQLAERLNEVLMQPEKLNTMARTARRLAKPSATSTVVDICLEVAHG from the coding sequence ATGGCCGCTGACGGCAAGAACGTACTGATCATGGCGGGAGGTACCGGAGGCCATGTGTTCCCGGCCCTGGCCTGCGCACGCGAGTTCCAGGCGCGCGGCTATACCGTGCACTGGCTGGGCACCCCCCGTGGCATCGAGAATGAGCTGGTGCCCCAGGCCGGCCTTTCGCTGCACCTGATCCAGGTCAGCGGCTTGCGTGGCAAGGGCAAGCTGTCGCTGCTCAAGGCGCCGTTCACCCTGGTCAAGGCCGTGCTTCAGGCGCGTCGTATCATTGGCCAGCTCAAGCCGGTCTGCGTGATCGGCTTCGGTGGCTATGTGACCGGCCCTGGCGGCGTCGCAGCGCGCCTGTGCGGTGTGCCACTGGTGATTCACGAACAGAACGCCCGCGCCGGTACCGCCAATCGCTTGCTGGTGCCGTTGTCTGCGCGTGTTTGCGAGGCGTTCCCAGGCACGTTTGAAGCCGGCGAGAAGCTGCGTACCACCGGCAATCCGGTGCGCCCTGAGCTGTTCATGGACGCGCAGCGTGCGCCCTTGGGCGAGCGCCGTGCCCGCCTGTTGGTCATGGGTGGCAGCCTGGGTGCGGAACCATTGAACAAATTGTTGCCTAAGGCCCTGTCCGAGGTGCCCGCTGACCTGCGGCCCGAGGTGTTCCATCAGGCCGGCAAACACCACGCGCCGATCACCGCCGAGCGTTATCAAGAGGCGGGTGTCGAGGCTCAGGTAGAGCCGTTCATCAAGGACATGGCCCACGCCTACGGCTGGGCCGACCTGGTGGTGTGCCGGGCCGGTGCCCTGACCGTCAGCGAGCTCGCGGCGGCCGGCCTGCCTTCGATGCTGGTGCCTCTGCCCCATGCCATCGACGACCACCAGACCCATAACGCCCAATATCTGGCTCGGGAAGGCGCCGCCTTCCTCATGCCACAAGCGACAACTGGCGCAGCGCAACTCGCTGAACGCCTGAACGAGGTGCTGATGCAACCCGAGAAACTCAACACCATGGCACGCACCGCACGGCGCCTTGCCAAACCTTCCGCAACCAGCACCGTGGTCGATATCTGCCTGGAGGTGGCCCATGGTTGA
- the mraY gene encoding phospho-N-acetylmuramoyl-pentapeptide-transferase, protein MLLLLAEYLQQFHKGFAVFQYLSLRGILGVLTALSLALWLGPWMIRTLQIRQIGQAVRNDGPQSHLSKSGTPTMGGALILSAIGISTLLWADLSNRYVWTVLIVTLLFGAIGWVDDYRKVIEKNSRGLPSRWKYFWQSVFGLTAAIFLYQTAPTTVETTLIVPFLKDVTIPLGIGFVVLTYFVIVGSSNAVNLTDGLDGLAIMPTVMVGGALGIFCYLSGNVKFAEYLLIPYVPGSGELIVFCGALIGAGLGFLWFNTYPAQVFMGDVGALALGAALGTIAVIVRQEIVLFIMGGIFVMETLSVVIQVASFKLTGKRVFRMAPIHHHFELKGWPEPRVIVRFWIITVILVLIGLATLKLR, encoded by the coding sequence ATGCTGCTGCTGTTGGCTGAGTATCTGCAACAGTTCCACAAAGGCTTCGCGGTCTTCCAGTACCTGTCCCTGCGCGGGATCCTTGGCGTACTGACCGCGTTGTCGCTGGCGCTGTGGCTGGGCCCGTGGATGATCCGTACCCTGCAGATCCGCCAGATCGGTCAGGCCGTCCGTAATGACGGCCCGCAATCGCACTTGTCCAAATCCGGCACGCCAACCATGGGTGGTGCCTTGATCCTGTCCGCCATCGGCATCAGCACCTTGCTGTGGGCCGACCTGTCGAACCGCTATGTGTGGACGGTACTGATCGTCACGCTGCTGTTCGGCGCCATCGGATGGGTCGACGATTACCGCAAGGTGATCGAAAAGAACTCGCGCGGCCTGCCTAGCCGCTGGAAGTACTTCTGGCAGTCGGTGTTCGGCCTGACGGCGGCGATCTTCCTGTACCAGACGGCCCCGACCACAGTCGAAACCACCCTGATCGTACCGTTCCTAAAGGACGTCACCATCCCGCTGGGCATCGGCTTCGTCGTCCTCACCTACTTCGTCATCGTCGGCTCGAGCAATGCGGTCAACCTGACCGATGGTCTCGATGGCTTGGCGATCATGCCGACGGTGATGGTCGGCGGTGCGCTGGGCATCTTCTGTTACCTGTCGGGTAACGTGAAGTTCGCTGAGTATTTGCTCATTCCTTATGTGCCGGGCTCGGGTGAGCTCATCGTGTTCTGCGGCGCGCTGATCGGCGCCGGCCTGGGCTTCCTGTGGTTCAACACGTATCCGGCCCAGGTGTTCATGGGTGACGTCGGCGCGCTGGCGCTGGGCGCTGCGCTGGGCACCATCGCCGTGATCGTGCGCCAGGAAATCGTGCTGTTCATCATGGGGGGCATCTTCGTGATGGAAACCCTGTCGGTGGTGATCCAGGTCGCTTCTTTCAAGCTGACCGGCAAGCGCGTGTTCCGCATGGCACCGATCCACCACCACTTTGAACTCAAGGGTTGGCCTGAGCCACGGGTGATTGTCCGTTTCTGGATCATCACCGTGATTCTGGTGCTGATCGGCCTTGCAACCCTGAAACTGAGGTAG
- the ftsZ gene encoding cell division protein FtsZ, whose protein sequence is MFELVDNVPQSPVIKVIGVGGGGGNAVNHMVKSSIEGVEFICANTDAQALKNIGARTILQLGTGVTKGLGAGANPEVGRQAALEDRERIAEVLQGTNMVFITTGMGGGTGTGAAPIIAEVAKEMGILTVAVVTRPFPFEGRKRMQIADEGIRMLAESVDSLITIPNEKLLTILGKDASLLSAFAKADDVLAGAVRGISDIIKRPGMINVDFADVRTVMGEMGMAMMGTGCASGPNRAREATEAAIRNPLLEDVNLQGARGILVNITAGPDLSLGEYSDVGSIIEAFASDHAMVKVGTVIDPDMRDELHVTVVATGLGARIEKPVKVVDNTLQTAQQAYEASNPAPVRQEQPAVNYRDLERPTVMRNQAHAGAAAAAKLNPQDDLDYLDIPAFLRRQAD, encoded by the coding sequence ATGTTCGAGCTCGTAGACAACGTCCCGCAAAGCCCGGTCATCAAAGTGATCGGTGTCGGCGGTGGCGGCGGCAACGCCGTCAACCACATGGTGAAAAGCAGCATCGAAGGCGTCGAGTTCATCTGCGCCAACACCGATGCTCAGGCGCTGAAAAACATCGGCGCGCGCACCATCCTGCAACTGGGTACCGGGGTCACCAAGGGCCTTGGTGCAGGTGCCAATCCGGAAGTCGGCCGTCAGGCTGCTCTGGAAGACCGTGAGCGCATCGCCGAGGTGCTGCAGGGCACCAACATGGTATTCATCACTACCGGCATGGGCGGCGGTACCGGTACCGGTGCAGCGCCGATCATCGCCGAAGTGGCGAAGGAAATGGGCATTCTCACGGTTGCCGTGGTGACCCGTCCGTTCCCGTTCGAAGGTCGCAAACGTATGCAGATCGCCGATGAAGGCATCCGCATGCTGGCCGAGAGCGTCGACTCGCTGATCACCATTCCCAACGAGAAGCTGCTGACCATCCTGGGCAAGGATGCCAGCCTGCTGTCCGCCTTTGCCAAGGCTGACGATGTACTGGCCGGTGCCGTTCGCGGTATTTCCGACATCATCAAGCGCCCGGGCATGATCAACGTCGACTTCGCCGACGTGCGCACCGTGATGGGTGAGATGGGTATGGCGATGATGGGTACCGGTTGCGCCAGCGGCCCGAACCGTGCTCGCGAAGCCACCGAGGCGGCAATCCGCAACCCGCTGCTCGAAGACGTCAACCTGCAGGGCGCCCGCGGCATCCTGGTGAACATCACCGCAGGCCCTGACCTGTCGCTGGGCGAGTACTCCGATGTGGGTAGCATCATCGAAGCCTTCGCCTCCGACCACGCGATGGTCAAGGTCGGCACCGTGATCGACCCGGACATGCGCGATGAGCTGCACGTGACCGTGGTGGCCACTGGCCTGGGCGCGCGCATCGAGAAACCGGTCAAGGTGGTCGACAACACCCTGCAGACAGCTCAGCAGGCGTACGAGGCTTCTAACCCTGCCCCTGTTCGTCAGGAGCAGCCAGCGGTCAACTACCGTGACCTGGAGCGTCCGACCGTGATGCGCAACCAGGCCCACGCAGGCGCTGCCGCAGCAGCTAAACTCAACCCTCAGGATGACTTGGACTACCTGGATATCCCGGCCTTCCTGCGTCGTCAGGCCGATTAA
- a CDS encoding D-alanine--D-alanine ligase — protein MTSAYEKLHSTLDVKAFGRVAVLYGGKSAEREVSLKSGAAVIEALSSAGVDVVAIDVGDDLLARLQSEKIDRAFIILHGRGGEDGSMQGLLECLGIPYTGSGILASALAMDKLRTKQVWQSLGIPTPRHAVLASEEDCVVAGTELGFPLIVKPAHEGSSIGMAKVNSERELVAAWQDAAKYDSQVLVEQWIHGPEFTIAVLRGQVLPPIALGTPHVFYDYDAKYIANDTQYRIPCGLDSAKEQELIDLTARACDAIGIEGWGRLDVMQDEQGRFWLLEVNTAPGMTDHSLVPMAARAAGLDFQQLVLAILADSVATRG, from the coding sequence ATGACCAGCGCCTACGAGAAGTTGCATTCAACCCTGGACGTCAAAGCGTTCGGCCGTGTCGCTGTACTTTACGGCGGCAAGAGCGCCGAGCGTGAAGTCTCGCTCAAGTCGGGCGCTGCCGTGATCGAGGCGCTGAGCAGCGCCGGTGTCGACGTGGTCGCCATAGACGTGGGCGATGACCTGCTGGCCCGCCTGCAAAGCGAGAAGATCGACCGTGCCTTCATCATCCTGCACGGCCGCGGCGGTGAGGACGGCAGCATGCAAGGCCTGCTGGAGTGCCTGGGCATTCCCTACACCGGCAGTGGCATCCTCGCCTCGGCTCTGGCCATGGACAAGCTGCGGACCAAGCAGGTATGGCAAAGCTTGGGCATTCCGACACCGCGTCACGCCGTGCTGGCCAGCGAAGAAGATTGTGTTGTAGCCGGTACGGAACTGGGCTTCCCGCTGATCGTCAAACCTGCCCATGAAGGCTCTAGCATCGGCATGGCCAAGGTGAACAGCGAGCGGGAACTGGTTGCTGCCTGGCAAGACGCCGCCAAATACGATTCTCAGGTGCTGGTCGAGCAATGGATTCACGGCCCGGAGTTCACCATCGCTGTTCTGCGTGGCCAGGTGCTGCCGCCGATCGCCCTGGGTACTCCGCACGTGTTCTACGACTACGACGCCAAGTACATCGCCAATGACACCCAGTACCGCATCCCGTGCGGCCTGGACAGTGCCAAGGAGCAGGAGCTTATCGACCTGACCGCGCGCGCCTGCGATGCCATCGGCATCGAAGGCTGGGGCCGTCTGGACGTGATGCAGGATGAGCAGGGCCGATTCTGGCTGCTCGAAGTAAACACCGCACCGGGCATGACTGATCATAGCCTGGTGCCCATGGCGGCCCGCGCGGCCGGTCTGGACTTCCAGCAGCTGGTGCTGGCGATCCTGGCCGACAGCGTAGCGACGCGAGGTTAA
- the murD gene encoding UDP-N-acetylmuramoyl-L-alanine--D-glutamate ligase, with amino-acid sequence MSLIASDQFRIVVGLGKSGMSLVRFLANRGIAFAVADTREQPPELDTLRRDYPQVEVRCGELDVDFLCRANELYVSPGLALATPALQQAAARGVKLSGDIELFARHAKAPIVAISGSNAKSTVTTLVGEMAAKAGKHVAVGGNLGTPALDLLSDDVELYVMELSSFQLETTDQLNAEVATVLNISEDHMDRYSGLPAYHLAKHRIFRGARQVVVNRQDALSRPLPVEGRPCWSFGLNQPDFKAFGLREVDGEKYLAFEFQALMPARELKIRGAHNQSNALAALALGHAAGLPFEPMLEALREFGGLAHRCQWVRARSGVNWYDDSKATNVGAALAAIEGLGADIDGKLVLIAGGDGKGADFAALREPVARFCRAVVLLGRDADRLAEALGDAVPLVRVKTLDEAVQQCAELAVPGDAVLLSPACASLDMFKNFEERGRLFAQAAGGLA; translated from the coding sequence GTGTCACTGATCGCTTCCGACCAATTCCGCATCGTTGTCGGCCTCGGCAAGAGCGGCATGTCCCTGGTTCGCTTCCTGGCGAACCGGGGCATTGCCTTTGCGGTCGCCGACACCCGCGAGCAACCGCCGGAACTGGACACCCTGCGCCGTGATTACCCGCAGGTGGAAGTACGCTGTGGCGAACTGGACGTGGATTTCCTGTGCCGCGCCAACGAGTTGTACGTGAGCCCGGGCCTGGCACTGGCCACGCCGGCCCTGCAGCAGGCAGCGGCGCGTGGCGTGAAACTGTCCGGTGATATCGAGCTGTTCGCACGCCATGCCAAGGCGCCGATCGTGGCGATCAGTGGCTCCAATGCGAAAAGCACAGTAACCACCCTGGTCGGCGAGATGGCTGCCAAGGCCGGCAAACACGTGGCCGTCGGCGGCAATCTGGGTACACCGGCCCTGGACCTGCTCAGTGACGACGTCGAGCTGTATGTCATGGAGCTGTCCAGCTTCCAGCTGGAAACCACCGACCAGCTCAACGCCGAAGTCGCCACCGTGCTGAACATCAGCGAAGACCATATGGACCGCTACAGCGGCCTGCCGGCTTATCACTTGGCCAAGCACCGGATATTCCGTGGCGCCCGCCAAGTGGTGGTGAACCGCCAGGATGCCCTTAGCCGTCCTTTGCCGGTCGAAGGTCGCCCGTGCTGGAGTTTCGGCCTGAATCAGCCGGACTTCAAAGCCTTCGGCCTGCGTGAAGTCGATGGTGAGAAGTACCTGGCTTTCGAGTTCCAGGCACTGATGCCGGCCCGTGAGCTGAAAATTCGGGGTGCCCACAATCAGAGCAACGCCTTGGCGGCCCTGGCCCTGGGGCATGCCGCCGGTCTGCCGTTCGAGCCGATGCTCGAGGCTCTGCGCGAATTCGGCGGCCTGGCCCATCGTTGCCAGTGGGTGCGCGCGCGCAGCGGTGTGAACTGGTACGACGACTCCAAAGCGACCAACGTCGGAGCGGCCCTGGCCGCTATCGAAGGCCTGGGCGCGGATATCGACGGCAAGCTGGTGCTGATCGCCGGTGGCGACGGCAAGGGTGCCGATTTTGCCGCCCTGCGTGAGCCGGTGGCACGCTTCTGCCGCGCTGTGGTGTTGCTCGGCCGTGATGCCGACCGCCTGGCCGAGGCGCTCGGTGATGCCGTGCCGCTGGTGCGGGTCAAAACGCTGGACGAGGCCGTGCAGCAGTGCGCCGAGCTGGCCGTGCCGGGTGACGCTGTGTTGTTGTCGCCGGCCTGCGCCAGCCTCGACATGTTCAAGAACTTTGAAGAACGCGGGCGGCTGTTCGCCCAGGCGGCGGGGGGGCTGGCATGA
- the ftsW gene encoding putative lipid II flippase FtsW, translated as MIFGILKPYPSPLISGRGIDLDFAFLAGCLALLGLGLVMITSASSEVAAVQSGNPLYHMFRHLVYVAIGLVACGATLLVPIATWQRMGFMMLIGAFGLLVLVLVPGIGREVNGSMRWIGFSFFNVQPSEIAKVFVVIYLAGYLVRRQTEVRESWMGFFKPFIVLLPMAGLLLMEPDFGATVVMMGAAAAMLFLGGVGLFRFSLMVVLAVVAVFVLVQAQPYRMARLITFTDPWSDQFGSGYQLTQALIAFGRGEWLGVGLGNSVQKQFYLPEAHTDFVFSVLAEELGVVGSLVTIALFVFVTVRALYIGLWAEKAKQYFAAYMAFGLAFLWIGQFLINIGVNVGLLPTKGLTLPFLSYGGSSLVICCACVGLLLRIEWESRTHLGSEEHEFSESDFAEETSHGR; from the coding sequence ATGATCTTCGGCATCCTCAAGCCGTATCCGTCGCCGCTTATCAGCGGCCGTGGCATCGACCTCGACTTCGCCTTCCTGGCCGGCTGCCTGGCGCTGCTTGGCCTGGGCCTGGTGATGATCACCTCGGCGTCGTCGGAAGTGGCCGCAGTACAGTCAGGCAACCCGCTGTACCACATGTTCCGCCATCTGGTTTACGTGGCCATTGGCTTGGTCGCATGTGGTGCGACCCTGTTGGTGCCGATCGCCACGTGGCAACGAATGGGCTTCATGATGCTGATTGGCGCCTTCGGTCTGCTGGTACTGGTGCTGGTGCCTGGTATCGGTCGTGAAGTGAACGGCTCGATGCGCTGGATCGGCTTCAGCTTCTTCAACGTCCAGCCTTCGGAGATCGCCAAAGTCTTCGTGGTCATTTATCTCGCTGGCTACCTGGTACGTCGGCAGACCGAAGTGCGCGAAAGCTGGATGGGCTTTTTCAAACCGTTCATCGTGCTGCTGCCAATGGCCGGCCTGCTGCTGATGGAGCCGGACTTCGGTGCCACCGTGGTCATGATGGGCGCTGCCGCAGCCATGCTGTTCCTCGGCGGAGTAGGGTTGTTCCGCTTCAGCCTGATGGTGGTGCTGGCGGTGGTCGCAGTGTTCGTGCTGGTGCAGGCGCAGCCCTACCGGATGGCGCGCCTGATCACCTTTACCGACCCTTGGTCCGACCAGTTCGGCTCTGGCTACCAGTTGACCCAGGCATTGATCGCCTTTGGCCGCGGTGAGTGGCTGGGCGTAGGGCTGGGCAACAGTGTACAAAAGCAGTTCTACCTGCCTGAGGCGCACACTGACTTCGTGTTCTCGGTACTTGCTGAGGAGTTGGGCGTGGTTGGTTCGCTGGTGACCATCGCGCTGTTCGTATTCGTGACCGTGCGCGCCCTCTACATCGGCCTGTGGGCCGAGAAGGCCAAGCAGTACTTTGCCGCCTACATGGCATTTGGCCTGGCGTTCCTGTGGATTGGCCAGTTCCTGATCAACATTGGCGTGAACGTCGGCTTGCTGCCGACCAAGGGCCTGACCTTGCCTTTCCTCAGCTACGGGGGCAGTTCCCTGGTGATCTGCTGTGCCTGCGTCGGCTTGTTGCTGCGTATCGAATGGGAAAGCCGCACGCACCTGGGCAGCGAGGAACACGAATTCAGCGAAAGCGATTTTGCCGAGGAGACCAGTCATGGCCGCTGA
- the murC gene encoding UDP-N-acetylmuramate--L-alanine ligase, translating into MVESQKAMPQPKMGRIHRIHFVGIGGVGMCGIAEVLLNLGYEVSGSDLKVSPVTQRLESFGAEIFVGHRAENAAHADVLVVSSAINPANPEVATALERRIPVVPRAEMLAELMRYRHGVAVAGTHGKTTTTSLLASVFAAGGLDPTFVIGGRLTAAGTNAQLGTSRYLIAEADESDASFLHLQPMVAVVTNIDADHMATYEGDFNKLKKTFVEFLHNLPFYGLAVMCLDDPVVREILPQVKRPTVTYGFCEEADIRAINVSQKGMQTHFTVLRRDREPLEVSVNMPGNHNVLNALATIAIATDEGISDEAIVQGLSGFQGVGRRFQVYGELPVEGGSVMLVDDYGHHPTEVAAVIKAVRGGWPSRRLVIVYQPHRYSRTRDLYDDFVQVLGDANVLLLMEVYPAGEEPIPGADSRQLCHSIRQRGKLDPIYIERGAELAPLVKPLLRAGDILLCQGAGDVGGLAPQLMKSPLFAGAKQEKSK; encoded by the coding sequence ATGGTTGAAAGCCAGAAAGCCATGCCCCAGCCGAAGATGGGCCGTATTCATCGCATCCACTTCGTCGGTATCGGCGGCGTTGGCATGTGCGGTATTGCCGAAGTGCTGCTGAACCTGGGCTATGAAGTGTCCGGCTCCGACCTCAAGGTGTCGCCGGTTACCCAGCGCCTGGAGTCGTTCGGTGCCGAAATCTTCGTCGGCCACCGTGCCGAAAACGCCGCCCATGCTGATGTGCTGGTAGTGTCCAGCGCCATCAACCCGGCCAACCCGGAAGTCGCCACTGCGCTTGAACGGCGTATTCCAGTGGTGCCGCGTGCCGAAATGCTCGCTGAGCTGATGCGCTACCGCCATGGAGTGGCGGTTGCCGGTACCCATGGCAAAACTACCACCACCAGCCTGTTGGCCTCGGTATTTGCCGCAGGTGGCCTGGACCCGACGTTCGTCATCGGTGGCCGCCTGACCGCTGCCGGCACCAATGCGCAGTTGGGTACCAGCCGCTACCTGATCGCCGAAGCCGACGAAAGCGACGCCAGCTTCCTGCACCTGCAGCCGATGGTAGCTGTGGTCACCAATATCGACGCCGACCACATGGCCACCTACGAGGGTGACTTCAATAAACTGAAGAAAACCTTCGTCGAGTTCTTGCACAACCTGCCGTTCTACGGCCTGGCCGTGATGTGCCTGGATGACCCTGTGGTGCGTGAGATCCTGCCCCAGGTCAAGCGCCCGACCGTGACCTACGGTTTCTGCGAAGAGGCCGACATCCGCGCTATCAACGTCAGCCAGAAGGGCATGCAGACCCACTTCACAGTGCTTCGCCGTGATCGTGAGCCGTTGGAAGTCTCGGTCAACATGCCGGGCAACCACAATGTGCTCAATGCCCTGGCCACCATTGCCATCGCCACTGACGAAGGTATCAGCGACGAAGCCATCGTGCAGGGGCTGTCCGGCTTCCAGGGCGTCGGGCGACGCTTCCAGGTATACGGCGAACTGCCGGTCGAGGGCGGCAGCGTGATGCTGGTCGATGACTACGGCCACCACCCGACCGAAGTGGCGGCGGTGATCAAGGCCGTGCGCGGTGGCTGGCCAAGCCGTCGCCTGGTCATCGTCTACCAGCCACACCGTTACAGTCGCACCCGTGACCTGTACGACGACTTCGTGCAGGTGCTGGGCGATGCCAACGTGCTGCTGCTGATGGAGGTGTACCCGGCCGGTGAAGAGCCGATACCCGGTGCCGACAGCCGTCAGTTGTGCCACAGCATCCGCCAGCGCGGCAAGCTGGACCCGATCTACATCGAACGCGGCGCTGAGCTGGCGCCGCTGGTCAAGCCGCTGCTGCGTGCCGGTGACATCCTGCTGTGCCAGGGTGCCGGCGATGTCGGTGGCCTGGCCCCGCAATTGATGAAAAGCCCGCTGTTCGCTGGCGCCAAGCAGGAGAAGTCGAAATGA
- a CDS encoding cell division protein FtsQ/DivIB, producing the protein MQGAMIRQQQPVTGRSKPVPRGASRLVADEPVSARLPRPSLGGLKRLLWPVLLVAAGFGAYEGAIRLMPYADRPITKIDVQGDLSYISQQSVQQRIAPYVAASFFSVDLTAMRAELEQMPWIAHAEVRRVWPDEVVIRLEEQLPVARWGEEALLNNQGQAFTPRELANYEHLPQLAGPQRAQQQVMQQYQVLSQMLRPLGFSIARLELRERGSWFLTTGAGSTGQGVELLLGRDHLVEKMRRFIAIYDKTLKEQITNIARIDLRYSNGLAVGWREPNAPTTAQPAVAKN; encoded by the coding sequence ATGCAAGGCGCAATGATACGTCAGCAGCAACCCGTTACCGGCCGTAGCAAGCCGGTGCCACGTGGTGCCAGCCGACTGGTGGCCGACGAGCCCGTATCGGCGCGCCTGCCGCGGCCCAGCCTTGGCGGCCTCAAGCGCCTGCTGTGGCCGGTGCTGCTGGTGGCCGCAGGTTTTGGCGCCTACGAGGGCGCCATTCGCCTGATGCCCTACGCCGACCGGCCGATTACCAAGATCGACGTGCAGGGCGACCTCAGTTACATCAGTCAGCAGTCGGTGCAGCAGCGGATCGCGCCGTACGTGGCAGCGAGCTTCTTCAGCGTCGACCTCACGGCGATGCGAGCTGAGCTCGAGCAGATGCCATGGATCGCCCATGCCGAAGTACGCCGGGTTTGGCCGGACGAGGTGGTAATTCGCCTGGAAGAACAGTTGCCGGTCGCACGCTGGGGTGAGGAAGCCTTGCTCAACAACCAGGGCCAGGCCTTCACCCCGCGCGAGCTGGCCAACTATGAGCATCTGCCGCAGTTGGCCGGGCCGCAGCGTGCCCAGCAGCAAGTCATGCAGCAGTATCAGGTATTGAGCCAGATGCTGCGCCCCTTGGGCTTTTCCATCGCTCGCCTGGAGCTGCGCGAGCGTGGCAGCTGGTTCCTGACCACCGGTGCCGGCAGCACCGGGCAGGGCGTCGAGCTGCTGCTGGGGCGCGATCATCTGGTGGAGAAGATGCGCCGTTTCATTGCCATTTACGACAAGACACTCAAAGAGCAGATCACCAACATCGCCCGCATTGATCTGCGTTATTCCAACGGACTTGCCGTTGGTTGGCGGGAACCGAACGCACCGACGACGGCCCAACCCGCCGTTGCGAAGAATTAG
- the ftsA gene encoding cell division protein FtsA: MANAHSGKMIVGLDIGTSKVVALVGEVGEDGTLEIVGIGTHPSRGLKKGVVVNIESTVQSIQRAVEEAQLMAGCRIHSAFVGVAGNHIRSLNSHGIVAIRDREVSLADLERVLDAAQAVAIPADQRVLHTLPQDYVIDNQEGVREPLGMSGVRLEAKVHVVTCAVNAAQNIEKCVRRCGLEIDDIILEQLASAYSVLTDDEKELGVCLVDIGGGTTDIAIFTEGAIRHTAVIPIAGDQVTNDIAMALRTPTQYAEEIKIRYACALAKLAGAGETIKVPSVGDRPPRELSRQALAEVVEPRYDELFTLIQAELRRSGYEDLVPAGIVLTGGTAKMEGAVELAEEIFHMPVRLGVPHSVRGLSDVVRNPIYSTGVGLLAYGLQKQSEDLPLTGNSSSNSYGDEPKAPVLERFKRWVQGNF; the protein is encoded by the coding sequence ATGGCAAACGCGCATAGCGGCAAAATGATCGTCGGGCTGGACATTGGCACCTCCAAGGTGGTGGCGCTGGTCGGTGAAGTTGGCGAAGACGGTACCCTGGAGATCGTCGGGATCGGTACTCACCCTTCCCGCGGCCTGAAGAAGGGCGTGGTGGTGAACATCGAGTCCACCGTGCAGTCGATCCAGCGCGCTGTGGAAGAAGCGCAGCTGATGGCTGGCTGCCGCATCCACTCGGCGTTCGTCGGCGTGGCCGGCAACCATATCCGCAGCCTGAACTCCCACGGCATCGTCGCCATTCGCGACCGCGAGGTCAGCCTTGCCGACCTCGAACGTGTGCTTGACGCTGCCCAGGCCGTGGCCATTCCGGCTGACCAGCGCGTGCTGCACACCCTGCCGCAAGACTACGTGATCGATAACCAGGAAGGTGTGCGCGAGCCGCTGGGCATGTCTGGTGTGCGCCTGGAAGCCAAGGTTCACGTGGTCACCTGCGCGGTCAACGCTGCGCAGAACATCGAGAAGTGCGTGCGCCGTTGTGGTCTGGAAATCGACGACATCATCCTCGAACAACTGGCGTCGGCCTACTCGGTGCTGACCGACGATGAGAAAGAGCTCGGCGTGTGCCTGGTCGACATCGGCGGCGGCACCACCGACATCGCCATCTTCACCGAGGGCGCGATCCGTCACACTGCGGTCATTCCGATTGCCGGCGACCAGGTCACCAACGACATCGCCATGGCCCTGCGTACACCCACCCAGTACGCCGAAGAAATCAAGATCCGTTACGCCTGCGCCTTGGCCAAACTGGCCGGCGCCGGCGAGACCATCAAGGTACCGAGCGTGGGCGACCGCCCACCGCGCGAACTGTCGCGCCAGGCCTTGGCTGAGGTCGTGGAGCCCCGTTACGACGAGCTTTTCACGCTGATCCAGGCCGAGCTGCGCCGCAGCGGCTACGAGGACCTAGTGCCGGCCGGCATCGTCCTCACCGGCGGCACCGCGAAGATGGAAGGCGCCGTGGAACTGGCCGAGGAAATTTTCCACATGCCGGTACGCCTGGGCGTACCGCACAGCGTTCGGGGGTTGAGCGACGTGGTGCGCAACCCGATCTATTCCACCGGCGTGGGCTTGCTCGCTTACGGCCTGCAGAAGCAGTCCGAAGACTTGCCCCTGACCGGTAACAGCAGCAGCAACAGCTATGGCGATGAACCGAAGGCCCCAGTGCTTGAGCGCTTCAAGCGGTGGGTTCAGGGCAACTTCTAA